Proteins from a genomic interval of Amycolatopsis sp. cg13:
- a CDS encoding flavodoxin family protein translates to MRTKNVLGICGSPKTSGPSASEFLCRQAMRGAEEVGAATRVIRLVDYPIVDCDGCGDCMNRTPCHLFKRPEDRYIQLYKHIKWADAFVFASPVYALGLPFTWKQWLDRCEPANADELQYQYYNYEVAADVKGTAFQGKVAAQIVTSAGIGQEWAMASLMPLWTNVKLSVIASVGLSLIEFDEQPGIRTKPWGQGVENAEYAIEISRQIGRRVADAIGFSTFNVNGSSPRLGRSDGRDISEQLTLLTDLADHPADVSDGPGDLTVLVVAGQAKSEEAQQRIERIRKLAPQLDVRLVAVVDQLPHFITRDFVKDKIAGQGHQVPVLLDWDRGFSGELGLSANVEPYLIVVDRLGRLVRQISGTHTTRDAVTEVLAVSRDAAGQSPVPVSVEIGMGEPT, encoded by the coding sequence ATGCGGACGAAGAACGTGCTCGGCATCTGCGGCTCGCCCAAGACCAGCGGGCCCAGCGCGAGCGAATTCCTGTGCCGGCAGGCGATGCGCGGCGCCGAGGAGGTCGGGGCCGCGACCCGGGTGATCCGGCTGGTCGACTACCCGATCGTCGACTGCGACGGTTGCGGCGATTGCATGAACCGCACGCCGTGCCATCTGTTCAAACGGCCCGAGGACCGCTACATCCAGCTGTACAAGCACATCAAATGGGCCGACGCGTTCGTGTTCGCCTCGCCGGTCTACGCGCTCGGGCTGCCCTTCACCTGGAAGCAGTGGCTGGACCGGTGCGAGCCGGCCAATGCCGACGAACTCCAGTACCAGTACTACAACTACGAGGTCGCCGCGGACGTGAAGGGCACCGCGTTCCAGGGCAAGGTGGCCGCGCAGATCGTCACCTCCGCGGGCATCGGGCAGGAATGGGCGATGGCGAGCCTGATGCCGTTGTGGACGAACGTGAAGCTGTCGGTGATCGCCAGCGTCGGGCTGAGCCTGATCGAGTTCGACGAGCAGCCGGGCATCCGCACCAAACCGTGGGGCCAGGGCGTGGAGAACGCCGAGTACGCGATCGAGATCAGCAGGCAGATCGGCCGCCGGGTCGCGGACGCGATCGGCTTCTCCACCTTCAACGTCAACGGCTCGTCGCCGAGGCTGGGCCGCAGCGACGGCCGGGACATCAGCGAGCAGTTGACGTTGCTCACGGATCTGGCCGACCACCCGGCCGACGTCTCGGACGGCCCGGGCGACCTGACCGTGCTGGTGGTCGCGGGGCAGGCGAAGAGCGAGGAGGCGCAGCAGCGCATCGAGCGGATCCGCAAGCTGGCCCCGCAGCTGGACGTCCGGCTGGTGGCGGTGGTGGACCAGCTGCCGCATTTCATCACCCGCGACTTCGTGAAGGACAAGATCGCCGGACAGGGCCACCAGGTGCCGGTGCTGCTGGACTGGGACCGGGGGTTCAGCGGCGAGCTGGGCCTGTCGGCGAACGTGGAGCCTTACCTGATCGTGGTGGACCGCCTCGGCCGCCTGGTCCGGCAGATCTCCGGCACGCACACCACGCGCGACGCCGTCACCGAGGTGCTGGCGGTGAGCCGCGACGCCGCGGGCCAGAGCCCGGTGCCGGTGTCGGTCGAGATCGGGATGGGAGAACCCACATGA
- a CDS encoding LLM class flavin-dependent oxidoreductase: MAISSDVFSLPTFAGSVDGPPTAMFRRISELTVLADQLGFGRAWFAEHHFQPHGGILSAPDVLIAALAGRAPRIRFGLGVVQVPYHHPLSVAERVATLDQVTGGRVELGLGRAFLKCEYDGFGIPMTESRARFAEGVEIVLTALTGKEFAHSGRFFEFPELHVEPACVQDPPPVWVAAATTPETFEWAGRNGFNLMVAPLLSPDLPSLGEKVRLYLDAWTKAEQPQIVVNVHVHVAEDDERALAEAEPHLRRYVDETRAAGASAIATFHRDGVPADFAHYPALGKRWFDFTVRGAVERGAVAAGSPETCRRILRELAGQLHCTSVAATFDFGQPQELVERSMRRYAGEVAGAL, translated from the coding sequence GTGGCCATCAGTTCCGACGTGTTCTCGCTCCCCACCTTCGCCGGGTCCGTGGACGGGCCGCCGACCGCCATGTTCCGGCGGATCAGCGAGCTGACCGTGCTCGCCGACCAGCTGGGCTTCGGCCGCGCGTGGTTCGCCGAGCACCATTTCCAGCCGCACGGCGGCATCCTGTCCGCGCCGGACGTGCTGATCGCCGCGCTGGCCGGCCGCGCGCCGCGGATCCGGTTCGGGCTCGGCGTCGTGCAGGTGCCCTACCACCACCCGCTGTCCGTCGCGGAGCGCGTCGCGACCCTCGACCAGGTCACCGGCGGCCGGGTCGAACTCGGGCTCGGACGGGCGTTCCTCAAATGCGAGTACGACGGCTTCGGGATTCCGATGACCGAAAGCCGCGCCCGGTTCGCCGAGGGCGTCGAAATCGTCCTCACCGCGCTGACCGGCAAGGAATTCGCGCATTCCGGCCGCTTTTTCGAGTTCCCCGAACTGCACGTGGAACCGGCGTGCGTGCAGGATCCGCCGCCGGTCTGGGTGGCCGCCGCGACCACGCCCGAGACGTTCGAATGGGCCGGGCGCAACGGGTTCAATCTGATGGTCGCGCCGCTGCTGTCGCCGGATCTGCCGTCGCTGGGCGAAAAGGTGCGGCTGTACCTGGACGCGTGGACCAAAGCGGAACAGCCGCAGATCGTGGTCAACGTGCATGTGCACGTGGCGGAGGACGACGAGCGGGCGCTGGCCGAAGCCGAGCCGCACCTGCGCCGCTACGTCGACGAAACCCGCGCGGCCGGTGCCTCGGCGATCGCCACCTTCCACCGCGACGGAGTGCCCGCCGACTTCGCGCACTATCCGGCGTTGGGCAAGCGCTGGTTCGACTTCACGGTGCGCGGCGCTGTCGAACGCGGCGCGGTGGCGGCTGGTTCGCCCGAGACCTGCCGACGCATTCTCCGCGAACTCGCCGGCCAGTTGCACTGCACCTCCGTCGCCGCCACCTTCGACTTCGGCCAGCCGCAGGAGCTGGTGGAGCGGTCCATGCGCCGCTACGCCGGCGAGGTCGCGGGCGCGCTGTGA
- a CDS encoding response regulator, translating into MIRVLLVDDLPLVRIGLRSVLCERAGMTVVGEAGDGGQAVELCRRLKPDVVLMDIRMPGMNGLDALSHITGPGGCDGVKVVMFTMFDHDEYLFTALRRGAVGFIVKDSPPDKIIAALRAAHSGEALLSPSSTVRLISAFVAQPPPGETAEMPGGLTEREAEVLQLVVSGLRNEEIAERLMISYTTVKSHIRHLHEKLCCRDRVQLVIYGFEHGIRQW; encoded by the coding sequence ATGATCCGGGTGCTGCTCGTGGACGACCTGCCGCTGGTCCGGATCGGCTTGCGCAGCGTGCTGTGCGAACGCGCCGGAATGACCGTCGTCGGCGAAGCCGGGGACGGCGGGCAAGCGGTGGAACTGTGCCGCCGGCTCAAGCCGGACGTGGTGCTGATGGACATCCGCATGCCCGGCATGAACGGACTGGACGCGCTCTCGCACATCACCGGCCCCGGCGGCTGCGACGGCGTGAAAGTCGTGATGTTCACGATGTTCGACCACGACGAGTACCTGTTCACCGCCCTGCGCCGGGGCGCGGTCGGCTTCATCGTCAAGGATTCGCCGCCGGACAAGATCATCGCCGCGCTGCGAGCCGCCCATTCCGGCGAGGCGCTGCTCTCCCCGAGCTCCACCGTGCGGCTGATCTCCGCGTTCGTGGCCCAGCCGCCGCCCGGCGAGACCGCCGAAATGCCGGGCGGCCTCACCGAACGCGAGGCGGAGGTGCTGCAGCTGGTCGTCTCCGGGCTGCGCAACGAGGAGATCGCCGAGCGCCTGATGATCAGCTACACGACAGTGAAGAGCCACATCCGCCATCTGCACGAGAAGCTGTGCTGCCGCGACCGGGTGCAGCTGGTGATCTACGGATTCGAGCACGGCATCCGGCAGTGGTGA
- a CDS encoding alpha/beta fold hydrolase, with product MTRELTARTAEGKVVTLPDGAQLFVRVDHGDPRATPMVFLHGNRDNHTHFAELAARLSGERPCASVDLRGHGLSSKEDVPLSAQQCADDLAAVLDALGWRRAVVVGHSLGSVTAMVFALDRPVRVSSLVLMGAAAHYEMKWKRPPVTEETYRDVIAESNERAGPFFFLPQYPEVAKRVIASWSWVPFSVHRNLIQLRHPDLRERIAGIAAPTLVIAGEWDRSTPVSSAELLAERIPDARLHVVSDAGHFMFLEHPAEVASAIRDFVSGPSGG from the coding sequence ATGACGCGAGAGCTGACCGCGCGCACCGCGGAGGGCAAGGTGGTCACGCTGCCGGACGGAGCCCAGCTCTTCGTCCGGGTGGACCACGGCGACCCGCGCGCGACGCCGATGGTGTTCCTGCACGGAAACCGGGACAATCACACGCATTTCGCCGAATTGGCGGCCCGGCTTTCGGGGGAACGACCGTGCGCGAGCGTGGACCTGCGCGGGCACGGGCTGTCCTCCAAAGAGGATGTTCCGCTGTCCGCCCAGCAGTGCGCCGACGACCTGGCGGCCGTGCTGGACGCGCTGGGTTGGCGCCGGGCCGTCGTGGTGGGACACTCGCTCGGTTCGGTGACCGCCATGGTTTTCGCGCTGGACCGACCGGTTCGGGTCAGCTCGCTGGTGCTGATGGGGGCGGCCGCGCACTACGAGATGAAGTGGAAGCGTCCGCCGGTCACCGAGGAGACCTACCGGGATGTCATCGCGGAATCCAACGAACGGGCGGGCCCGTTCTTCTTCCTGCCGCAGTACCCCGAGGTCGCGAAACGGGTCATCGCGAGCTGGTCGTGGGTGCCGTTCTCCGTGCACCGCAACCTCATTCAGCTGCGGCACCCTGATTTGAGGGAACGCATCGCCGGCATCGCCGCGCCCACTCTGGTGATCGCGGGCGAGTGGGACCGGAGCACTCCGGTCAGCAGCGCCGAACTCCTCGCCGAGCGCATTCCCGATGCGCGGCTGCACGTGGTTTCCGACGCTGGTCATTTCATGTTTCTGGAACACCCGGCCGAGGTCGCTTCGGCGATCCGGGACTTCGTGTCCGGCCCGTCGGGCGGATAA
- a CDS encoding sensor histidine kinase: MGAETRPSALSRPVPETVQPRPDLRHVGDLLHDLVGHHLVLMTAQTRLWSEKGGGCSQAELALLTGMAEAALRDLRRVSGLLRSGSAANPSPRGVADWVREIPSRIPREVADVSATVRGPDCPDISSAQELLLERIVMEGISNAAKHRAGGRVSILVEFGGEIVVTIVSGGVPERPAHRELDRGHGLRGLALAVTRCGGRVTTRRRSAGRFVLEVSLPR, from the coding sequence ATGGGGGCGGAAACACGACCGTCGGCGCTGTCGCGGCCGGTGCCGGAAACTGTCCAACCGCGACCGGACCTCCGTCACGTCGGCGACCTCCTGCACGATCTCGTCGGGCACCATCTCGTCCTGATGACCGCGCAGACCCGGCTGTGGAGCGAAAAAGGCGGCGGCTGCAGCCAGGCCGAACTGGCGCTGCTCACCGGCATGGCCGAAGCGGCGCTGCGGGATCTGCGGCGTGTGTCGGGACTGTTGCGCTCCGGAAGCGCCGCGAATCCGTCGCCGCGCGGGGTCGCCGACTGGGTCCGGGAAATCCCGTCCCGGATTCCGCGCGAGGTGGCCGACGTGTCGGCGACAGTGCGCGGGCCCGATTGCCCGGACATTTCATCAGCGCAGGAACTTCTGCTCGAGCGCATCGTAATGGAGGGAATTTCCAATGCGGCGAAACACCGGGCGGGCGGGCGCGTGTCGATTCTGGTCGAATTCGGCGGCGAAATCGTGGTGACGATCGTGAGCGGCGGAGTGCCCGAACGGCCCGCGCACCGCGAACTCGATCGCGGGCACGGCCTGCGCGGCCTGGCGCTGGCCGTGACCCGATGCGGCGGCCGGGTGACCACGCGCCGAAGATCCGCCGGCCGGTTCGTCCTCGAAGTGTCCCTTCCCCGCTGA
- a CDS encoding MFS transporter: MAERRTGEVRPDSVWQSPHRTTLAVLTGCVVLVWAVMMSVFPALPHIAAELRLESSSLGALLAVSSLVMTVLNVPAGVLADRYGRKPPITVGLGVSAVGIFLAALSSSGPALLIAGWLVFGVGRGLFLSPTFTVPADLFSFQQRGKAIGVLAGGIGAGSVLGYVLGGLLSAGGNWQLVLWVDGALLAVATVAAALLPESLKEKLPSTLPKAFAQTFTWFANRTVVVSGLVAGVAFAVGVAATFLVPFSLTALNASAWLIAFVFIPYEVVASVGTTVAGAISDKIGRKPVLIGCIALVVVALALLPLAGVSVVSVAIIYAFVGLAEGPAISMTTTMVTDEVLKLDPRRVGSALGANRLIQGIGPILGPVFGGLLVQGVGVDARFWVLAGAGVVAVVLALALRGAPVKAVAA; encoded by the coding sequence ATGGCCGAGCGAAGAACCGGCGAAGTCCGTCCCGACAGCGTCTGGCAGTCGCCGCACCGCACCACCCTTGCGGTGCTGACGGGCTGCGTGGTGCTGGTGTGGGCGGTGATGATGTCGGTCTTCCCGGCGCTGCCGCACATCGCCGCGGAGCTCAGGCTCGAATCCTCGAGTCTCGGCGCGCTGCTCGCGGTGTCGTCGCTGGTGATGACGGTGTTGAACGTCCCGGCCGGTGTGCTCGCCGACCGGTACGGCCGCAAACCGCCGATCACCGTCGGGCTCGGCGTCAGCGCGGTCGGCATCTTCCTCGCCGCGCTGTCGTCGTCCGGGCCCGCTTTGCTGATCGCCGGATGGCTGGTGTTCGGCGTCGGCCGCGGCCTGTTCCTGTCGCCGACGTTCACCGTGCCCGCCGATCTGTTCTCGTTCCAGCAGCGCGGAAAGGCGATCGGCGTGCTCGCCGGGGGCATCGGCGCGGGTTCGGTGCTCGGGTACGTCCTCGGCGGATTGCTGTCCGCGGGCGGCAATTGGCAGCTGGTGCTCTGGGTGGACGGTGCGCTGCTGGCCGTCGCCACGGTGGCGGCCGCTTTGCTGCCGGAGAGCTTGAAAGAGAAACTGCCGAGCACGTTGCCGAAGGCGTTCGCGCAGACGTTCACCTGGTTCGCCAACCGGACCGTGGTGGTGTCCGGTTTGGTGGCCGGAGTCGCGTTCGCGGTCGGCGTGGCCGCTACCTTCCTGGTGCCGTTCAGCTTGACCGCGCTCAACGCGTCCGCGTGGCTGATCGCGTTCGTGTTCATCCCGTACGAGGTCGTGGCCTCGGTCGGGACCACGGTGGCGGGCGCGATTTCGGACAAAATCGGCCGCAAGCCGGTGCTGATCGGGTGCATCGCGCTGGTCGTGGTGGCGCTGGCGCTGCTGCCGCTGGCGGGGGTGTCGGTGGTGAGCGTCGCGATCATCTACGCGTTCGTCGGACTGGCCGAAGGCCCGGCCATCTCGATGACCACCACCATGGTCACCGACGAGGTCCTGAAGCTGGACCCGCGCCGGGTCGGGTCCGCGCTCGGCGCCAACCGGCTGATCCAGGGCATCGGTCCCATTCTCGGCCCGGTGTTCGGCGGCCTGCTGGTGCAGGGAGTCGGCGTCGACGCCCGGTTCTGGGTGCTCGCTGGCGCCGGTGTGGTCGCGGTGGTGCTGGCTCTGGCGTTGCGCGGTGCGCCGGTGAAGGCGGTGGCCGCGTGA
- a CDS encoding alpha/beta hydrolase family protein: protein MSDYPVPFRLALRVLGALKVLGLRPGEPLLPRLLFMGADPGEAVDALRRIKSVSGWVREWTALGDRHEELGQRAIDRGDPVGAVESLTRAVAYLRVAEYLEADEEARRRLWTRLVSVAGLVADHSTPRVVRRETPVPAFVSLPPAAEPVPCVLTLGGVDGVKEEFFALLAAYASRGWAGVALDLPGQGEVRRFDGVPWRADAETVVSEVLDDLVKMPEIDPDRIVVVGGSAGGYFALRVAATDHRVAGCAVISAPVRLLDVYESAPEPIPRTMRYNLAAESDQAARERLRAFDVVPLLGDIECPVLQIHGGRDGTVPVAQSEPVRTVLGERVRSVVYADGDHLCFNHRPAWEAELRGWLTELFAEQRRVPGSNP from the coding sequence GTGAGCGACTACCCGGTGCCGTTCCGGCTGGCGCTGCGGGTTCTCGGCGCGTTGAAGGTGCTGGGCCTGCGGCCGGGCGAACCGCTGCTGCCGCGCCTGCTGTTCATGGGCGCGGACCCCGGCGAAGCGGTGGATGCCCTGCGGCGCATCAAATCCGTGTCCGGCTGGGTGCGGGAATGGACCGCCCTCGGCGACCGGCACGAAGAGCTGGGGCAACGCGCCATCGACCGCGGCGACCCGGTGGGCGCGGTCGAAAGCTTGACCCGCGCCGTGGCCTACCTGCGGGTCGCCGAATACCTCGAAGCTGATGAAGAAGCGCGTCGCCGGTTGTGGACGCGCCTGGTGTCAGTGGCCGGTTTGGTCGCCGACCACAGCACGCCGCGCGTGGTGCGCCGGGAGACGCCGGTCCCGGCTTTCGTGAGCCTTCCGCCTGCCGCGGAGCCGGTGCCTTGCGTGCTGACCTTGGGCGGGGTGGACGGGGTGAAAGAGGAGTTCTTCGCCCTGCTCGCCGCTTACGCTTCCCGCGGCTGGGCCGGAGTCGCGCTAGACCTGCCCGGCCAAGGTGAGGTGCGGCGGTTCGACGGCGTGCCCTGGCGGGCTGATGCGGAGACCGTCGTGTCCGAGGTGCTCGACGACCTGGTCAAGATGCCGGAGATCGACCCGGACCGCATCGTGGTGGTCGGCGGCAGCGCGGGCGGCTATTTCGCCCTGCGGGTCGCGGCCACTGATCACCGGGTCGCGGGTTGTGCGGTGATTTCGGCTCCGGTGCGGCTTTTGGACGTCTACGAGTCTGCGCCGGAGCCGATTCCGCGCACTATGAGGTACAACCTGGCCGCGGAGTCCGACCAGGCGGCGCGGGAACGCTTGCGCGCCTTCGACGTGGTGCCGTTGCTCGGCGACATCGAATGCCCAGTGCTGCAGATCCACGGCGGGCGGGACGGGACGGTCCCTGTCGCGCAGAGCGAGCCGGTGCGGACGGTGTTGGGGGAGCGGGTGCGCAGCGTGGTTTACGCGGATGGCGATCATCTGTGTTTCAACCATCGGCCTGCGTGGGAAGCGGAGCTGCGGGGCTGGCTGACCGAGCTTTTCGCTGAGCAGCGCCGGGTGCCGGGTTCGAATCCGTAG
- a CDS encoding coproporphyrinogen-III oxidase family protein → MTATREPALPFAARDRYPIMCYPMPWAPPDHAAIAGQMGLAAPAPTPGPKAMYMHIPFCQYLCGFCPFVKYKQDPERIRQYVVDLKREMDNYATAAYFDGASFGSLYMGGGTASILEPEQLADLVGHARQRFSFVGDAEFTLECSPITVTEDKLRQVAAAGINRVSFGVQTFDDEIGRASDVAQDGDTSRRVIGWAQSAGIDHISIDLIYNLPGQTAAHVRSDIESALAAGVKQVTMFPLSVMPHTKLFRDVHERKIASVGELGHELELARAATDHLGDLGLVQTSVPDFSLPEVTYRHARIHFEQFEDLLGLGAGAMGTVNEYTYVNVAELKRYRELTERGLPPINAGQQTPEPEKPRATMAMGLRMLEVKRATFVARHGAQPEDLFGPLLAELAERDLITVDEDGVRLTPTGTLFGYDVAKAFYSDEIKAVGQKLAESLARKRDVIDLDIKASGGAA, encoded by the coding sequence ATGACAGCAACCCGGGAACCCGCGCTGCCGTTCGCGGCACGGGACCGCTACCCGATCATGTGCTACCCGATGCCGTGGGCGCCGCCGGACCACGCGGCGATCGCCGGGCAGATGGGCCTGGCCGCGCCGGCCCCGACGCCCGGGCCGAAGGCGATGTACATGCACATCCCGTTCTGCCAGTACCTGTGCGGGTTCTGCCCGTTCGTCAAGTACAAGCAGGACCCCGAACGCATCCGGCAGTACGTCGTCGACCTCAAGCGGGAGATGGACAACTACGCCACCGCCGCGTACTTCGACGGCGCTTCGTTCGGTTCGCTGTACATGGGCGGCGGCACCGCCAGCATCCTCGAGCCGGAGCAGTTGGCCGACCTGGTGGGGCACGCCCGGCAGCGGTTCTCGTTCGTCGGCGACGCGGAGTTCACCCTTGAATGCAGCCCGATCACCGTGACGGAGGACAAGCTCCGGCAGGTCGCGGCGGCCGGGATCAACCGGGTCAGCTTCGGCGTGCAGACCTTCGACGACGAGATCGGCCGGGCCAGCGACGTCGCCCAGGACGGCGACACCTCGCGCCGGGTGATCGGCTGGGCCCAGTCCGCGGGCATCGACCACATCAGCATCGACCTGATCTACAACCTGCCCGGCCAGACCGCGGCGCACGTCCGGTCCGACATCGAGAGCGCGCTGGCCGCGGGCGTCAAGCAGGTCACCATGTTCCCGCTGTCGGTGATGCCGCACACCAAGCTGTTCCGGGACGTCCACGAGCGCAAGATCGCCAGCGTCGGCGAACTCGGCCACGAGCTGGAACTGGCCCGCGCGGCCACCGACCACCTCGGCGACCTCGGGCTGGTGCAGACGTCCGTGCCGGACTTCTCGCTGCCGGAGGTCACCTACCGGCACGCGCGCATCCACTTCGAGCAGTTCGAGGACCTGCTCGGGCTGGGAGCCGGCGCGATGGGCACGGTCAACGAGTACACCTACGTCAACGTCGCCGAGCTCAAACGCTATCGCGAACTCACCGAGCGCGGCCTGCCGCCGATCAACGCCGGACAGCAGACGCCCGAACCGGAAAAGCCGCGCGCCACCATGGCGATGGGCCTGCGCATGCTCGAGGTCAAGCGCGCCACGTTCGTCGCCCGGCACGGCGCGCAGCCCGAGGACCTGTTCGGCCCGTTGCTGGCCGAACTGGCGGAGCGGGACCTGATCACCGTCGACGAGGACGGCGTGCGGCTGACGCCGACCGGCACGTTGTTCGGCTACGACGTGGCCAAGGCCTTCTACTCCGACGAGATCAAGGCCGTCGGGCAGAAACTCGCCGAATCGCTCGCTCGCAAGCGGGACGTCATCGACCTGGACATCAAGGCCTCTGGAGGTGCCGCGTGA
- the hemW gene encoding radical SAM family heme chaperone HemW, whose translation MSTPTIPYASRERICVSHYPLPEAPPQPADLAALMELDQPNPRPGQNAMYVHIPFCDKICNFCPFNKQLMDEAKMDAYLLRLNSEVSRYAETRRVSSMTFGSLAIGGGTPSCMTARQMAGFLEHCQDRLRFADDAEFSIEGNPSNFTYDKLVAAREAGCNRISFGVQTFNDAFAATLEIPQEPETSREATRLARRAGYDNVGIDLIYNLPGQTVEQWRADVQEAIDWHYDHVTLFSLIIPPFTRLHSLIDKDKLARPGDHEHEVTLYRLASQMLRDAGYEQYSVYDFALPGKINKHAVLYFSEQRDLLGVGAAAFGYLGRYMYVNKGPLAEYEGCVDGGDLPVLIGSKADRDEEMCGQMAKGLRLFSVDRRMFRELFDRDAVEVFAEQIARLTAQGLLVVTDEAISLTEEGVFWGNNVCREFFSERFAQVEAIPREVLARGRLLKDGQKMPKRLDR comes from the coding sequence GTGAGCACGCCGACCATTCCCTACGCCAGCCGCGAGCGGATCTGCGTTTCGCACTACCCGCTGCCGGAAGCTCCGCCCCAGCCGGCTGATTTGGCCGCGTTGATGGAGCTCGACCAGCCGAACCCGCGCCCCGGCCAGAACGCGATGTACGTGCACATCCCGTTCTGCGACAAGATCTGCAACTTCTGCCCGTTCAACAAGCAGCTGATGGACGAGGCGAAGATGGACGCCTACCTGCTGCGGCTGAACTCCGAGGTCTCCCGGTACGCCGAGACCCGGCGGGTGTCCTCGATGACGTTCGGGTCGCTGGCGATCGGCGGCGGCACGCCCAGCTGCATGACCGCCCGGCAGATGGCCGGTTTCCTGGAGCACTGCCAGGACCGGCTGCGCTTCGCCGACGACGCCGAGTTCAGCATCGAGGGCAACCCGTCCAACTTCACCTACGACAAGCTCGTGGCCGCGCGGGAGGCGGGCTGCAACCGGATCAGCTTCGGCGTGCAGACGTTCAACGACGCGTTCGCCGCCACACTGGAGATCCCGCAAGAGCCGGAAACGTCCCGCGAGGCGACCCGGCTGGCCCGCCGGGCCGGCTACGACAACGTGGGCATCGACCTGATCTACAACCTCCCCGGCCAGACCGTCGAACAGTGGCGGGCCGACGTGCAGGAGGCCATCGACTGGCACTACGACCACGTCACCCTGTTCTCGCTGATCATCCCGCCGTTCACCCGCCTGCACTCGCTGATCGACAAGGACAAGCTGGCCCGCCCCGGCGACCACGAGCACGAGGTGACGCTCTACCGGCTCGCCTCGCAGATGCTGCGCGACGCCGGTTACGAGCAGTACTCGGTGTACGACTTCGCTTTGCCCGGCAAGATCAACAAACACGCGGTGCTGTATTTCTCCGAACAGCGCGACCTGCTGGGCGTCGGCGCCGCCGCGTTCGGCTACCTGGGCCGGTACATGTACGTCAACAAGGGCCCGCTGGCGGAGTACGAGGGCTGCGTGGACGGCGGCGATCTCCCGGTGCTGATCGGCTCGAAGGCCGACCGCGACGAGGAAATGTGCGGGCAGATGGCCAAGGGGCTGCGCCTGTTCAGCGTCGACCGCCGGATGTTCCGCGAGCTGTTCGACCGCGACGCGGTGGAGGTGTTCGCCGAGCAGATCGCCCGGCTGACCGCACAGGGCCTGCTCGTCGTCACCGACGAGGCGATCTCGCTCACCGAAGAAGGCGTGTTCTGGGGCAACAACGTCTGCCGCGAGTTCTTCTCCGAGCGCTTCGCCCAGGTCGAGGCGATCCCGCGCGAGGTGCTCGCCCGCGGGCGGCTGCTCAAGGACGGCCAGAAGATGCCGAAGCGGCTGGATCGCTGA
- a CDS encoding DNA alkylation repair protein, whose amino-acid sequence MSSASLRKEFKETTADVSVPQLRKNTAAFWKRHQADPETVTTALIGLWTGAADTNLRMGVAMTLGPAADTVAGAMEFLLGTVPEDGDWRVQESLAKGFDWFCAVRGWEKSLPVIEQWLGHEYHNVRRAAAEGPRVWTKRPYFIDHPDHALELLGRLRADSSDYVRKSVGNSLSDISKTHPDLTLAALSEWAGDPGAAWVIARACRHLAKTRAEQTKRLLAATKG is encoded by the coding sequence GTGAGTTCGGCGTCGCTGCGGAAAGAGTTCAAGGAAACCACTGCGGACGTGTCGGTGCCGCAATTGCGGAAGAACACAGCCGCGTTCTGGAAACGGCATCAAGCCGATCCCGAGACCGTGACGACCGCGCTGATCGGATTGTGGACCGGCGCTGCCGACACCAATCTCCGGATGGGCGTCGCGATGACGCTCGGGCCCGCCGCGGACACCGTCGCCGGGGCGATGGAATTCCTGCTCGGCACCGTGCCGGAGGACGGCGACTGGCGCGTGCAGGAGTCGCTGGCCAAAGGGTTCGACTGGTTCTGCGCCGTGCGCGGCTGGGAGAAATCCCTGCCGGTGATCGAGCAATGGCTGGGCCACGAATACCACAACGTGCGCCGGGCCGCGGCCGAGGGCCCGCGCGTGTGGACGAAACGCCCGTACTTCATCGACCACCCGGACCATGCTCTGGAACTACTGGGCCGATTGCGCGCCGATTCCAGCGACTACGTGCGCAAATCGGTGGGAAATTCGCTGTCCGACATCAGCAAGACCCATCCGGACCTGACCCTGGCCGCGCTCAGCGAATGGGCCGGGGATCCCGGGGCCGCCTGGGTGATCGCCCGCGCCTGCCGCCATCTGGCGAAAACGCGCGCCGAGCAGACAAAGCGGCTTCTCGCAGCGACGAAAGGATGA